One Brassica napus cultivar Da-Ae chromosome A1, Da-Ae, whole genome shotgun sequence genomic region harbors:
- the LOC106353357 gene encoding bifunctional phosphatase IMPL2, chloroplastic-like has translation MMFVVCTILKERWIGMSGRRTKLNGEDISTRSFPILSQAYLYTTSPHLFSEEAEKAFARVRDKVKMPLYGCDCYAYALLASGLVDLVIESGLTPYDFLALVPVIQGAGGTITDWNGNSLLWEASSSAFATSFNVVAAGDSDIHQQALESLKWQ, from the exons atgatgTTTGTGGTATGCACTATTCTAAAAGAGAGATGGATAGGAATGAGTGGAAGAAGAACTAAATTAAACGGAGAGGATATCTCAACTCGATCTTTCCCAATATTATCACAAGCATATTT ATACACCACTAGCCCGCATCTTTTCAGTGAAGAGGCAGAAAAGGCATTTGCTCGAGTTAGAGACAAG GTAAAGATGCCATTATACGGCTGTGATTGCTATGCTTACGCTCTCCTGGCTTCTGGATTAGTCGATCTTGTTATTGAATCCGGTCTAACG CCATATGATTTTCTAGCTCTGGTGCCTGTAATACAAGGCGCTGGAGGTACTATAACCGATTGGAACGGGAACTCACTTCTGTGGGAAGCTTCATCCAGTGCATTTGCTACAA GCTTTAATGTGGTTGCAGCAGGAGATTCAGACATTCATCAGCAAGCATTAGAGTCACTTAAGTGGCAGTGA
- the LOC106369379 gene encoding probable receptor-like protein kinase At4g39110, with the protein METRKKPNKCTFPIFDISPKPSMALLLAILLFLSGPAASAVGPATGFKPADDILIDCGSKSSSKTPDGRVFKSDQDTVQYIEAKDDIQVSAPPSDKVASPIYLTARIFREEAIYKFHLTRPGWHWVRLHFLAFPNDKFDLQQATFSVVTEKYVLLHNFKITNNNNDSQAVLQKEYLVNITDAQFSLRFRPMKSSAAFINAIEIVSAPDELISDSGTALFPVNGFSGLSDYAYQTVYRVNVGGPLIVPQNDTLGRSWIPDKEFLKDEKMAKDVKTTPSAIKYPPGVTPLIAPQTVYATAAEMADSHTIAPNFNVSWNFPSNPAFNYLIRLHFCDIVSKSLNDLYFNVYINGKTAISGLDLSTVAGGLAAPYYKDIVVNETLMTPELLVQISPMGEDTGTPNAILNGVEVLKMSNSVNSLDGEFGVDGRTTGMGKHGMVATAGFVMMFGAFIGLGAMVYKWKKRPQDWEKRNSFSSWLLPIHAGDSTFMTSKGGSSLYNSTMGLGRNFSLSELQDATQNFEASQIIGVGGFGNVYIATLDDGTKVAVKRGNPQSEQGITEFETEIQMLSKLRHRHLVSLIGYCDENSEMILVYEFMSNGPFRDHLYGKNLAPLTWKQRLEICIGSARGLHYLHTGTAQGIIHRDVKSTNILLDDALVAKVADFGLSKDVEFGQNHVSTAVKGSFGYLDPEYFRRQQLTDKSDVYSFGVVLLEALCARPAINPQLPREQVNLAEWAMQWKRKGMLEKIIDPHLAGTINPESMKKFAEAAEKCLEDYGVDRPSMGDVLWNLEYALQLQEAFTQGKAEETENGEPVTSLPPADTTPIAPAPTTNKVEENNGAAEVQAVDEHSGTAMFTQFANNLNGR; encoded by the coding sequence ATGGAGACAAGAAAGAAACCAAACAAATGCACGTTTCCCATCTTTGATATTTCTCCAAAGCCTTCCATGGCTCTCCTCCTGGCTATTCTCCTCTTCCTCTCAGGCCCTGCAGCGTCTGCCGTGGGACCGGCTACCGGTTTTAAACCGGCAGATGATATCCTCATTGATTGTGGAAGCAAATCTTCATCCAAAACACCAGATGGAAGAGTCTTTAAGAGTGACCAAGATACGGTCCAATACATAGAAGCCAAGGATGATATTCAGGTCTCGGCCCCACCTTCAGACAAGGTCGCATCTCCTATCTACCTGACTGCAAGGATCTTCCGTGAGGAAGCCATCTACAAGTTCCATCTAACCAGGCCTGGTTGGCATTGGGTTCGCCTCCATTTCTTGGCCTTCCCTAATGACAAGTTTGATCTCCAGCAAGCAACTTTTTCCGTTGTAACAGAGAAGTATGTGCTGCTTCATAACTTCAAGATTACTAACAACAACAATGATAGTCAAGCTGTTCTCCAGAAGGAGTATCTCGTCAACATTACGGATGCACAATTCTCCCTCAGGTTCAGACCTATGAAAAGCTCTGCAGCATTCATCAACGCTATCGAGATTGTCTCTGCTCCAGACGAACTGATCTCTGATTCGGGCACAGCCCTTTTCCCAGTCAACGGTTTCTCTGGTCTGTCTGACTATGCGTACCAGACCGTTTACAGAGTCAATGTTGGTGGTCCTTTGATCGTGCCTCAGAACGACACGTTAGGAAGAAGCTGGATACCAGATAAGGAGTTCTTGAAAGATGAGAAGATGGCCAAGGACGTGAAGACGACCCCTTCCGCGATCAAGTACCCTCCTGGAGTTACACCTTTGATTGCTCCACAGACGGTTTATGCAACAGCTGCTGAAATGGCTGATTCTCACACCATTGCTCCTAACTTCAACGTGAGCTGGAACTTCCCCTCGAACCCGGCGTTTAACTACCTTATCCGGCTTCATTTCTGTGACATCGTTAGCAAGTCTCTCAATGACTTGTACTTCAATGTGTACATCAACGGCAAAACTGCCATTTCTGGGCTGGATTTGTCTACTGTCGCCGGCGGTCTCGCAGCTCCTTACTACAAAGACATTGTTGTGAACGAGACACTTATGACTCCTGAGCTGCTAGTGCAGATTAGTCCCATGGGAGAAGATACAGGTACTCCAAACGCAATCTTGAATGGAGTTGAGGTCTTAAAGATGAGCAACTCCGTGAACAGCCTTGACGGAGAGTTTGGAGTTGATGGTAGAACCACCGGCATGGGGAAACACGGTATGGTTGCGACCGCGGGGTTTGTGATGATGTTTGGAGCTTTCATTGGGCTTGGAGCCATGGTCTACAAGTGGAAGAAGAGGCCACAAGATTGGGAGAAGAGAAACAGTTTCTCCTCTTGGTTGCTACCGATACACGCTGGTGACAGCACTTTCATGACGAGCAAAGGTGGTTCCAGCTTGTACAACTCAACTATGGGCCTCGGCCGCAACTTCTCCCTTTCAGAGCTTCAGGATGCTACGCAGAATTTTGAAGCATCTCAGATTATCGGTGTTGGAGGGTTCGGTAATGTCTATATTGCCACCCTCGACGACGGAACCAAAGTTGCTGTCAAGCGAGGTAACCCACAGTCTGAACAAGGAATCACTGAGTTTGAGACAGAGATCCAGATGCTTTCTAAGCTCAGACACCGACACTTGGTCTCCTTGATTGGTTACTGTGATGAAAACTCTGAGATGATCCTGGTCTATGAGTTCATGTCCAATGGTCCATTCAGAGATCATTTATACGGAAAGAACCTTGCTCCCCTTACCTGGAAACAGCGACTTGAGATCTGTATCGGTTCTGCACGTGGGCTTCACTATCTGCACACAGGAACTGCACAAGGGATTATCCACCGTGACGTCAAATCAACCAACATTCTTCTCGACGATGCTTTAGTTGCCAAGGTAGCTGACTTTGGTCTTTCTAAAGATGTGGAATTTGGACAGAACCATGTCAGCACGGCAGTGAAAGGAAGTTTCGGGTACCTAGACCCTGAATACTTTAGGAGACAGCAACTTACGGACAAGTCTGATGTTTATTCATTTGGTGTCGTTCTTCTAGAAGCTCTCTGCGCAAGACCAGCCATCAACCCTCAGCTACCAAGAGAACAGGTTAACTTAGCTGAATGGGCTATGCAATGGAAACGAAAAGGGATGCTCGAAAAGATCATTGATCCTCATTTGGCTGGCACGATAAACCCTGAATCGATGAAGAAGTTTGCGGAAGCTGCAGAGAAGTGTTTGGAAGATTATGGTGTTGATAGGCCTTCAATGGGAGATGTTTTGTGGAACTTGGAATATGCTCTTCAGCTTCAAGAAGCATTCACTCAGGGCAAAGCAGAGGAGACTGAGAACGGTGAGCCAGTAACATCTCTTCCGCCAGCAGATACAACTCCAATCGCTCCTGCACCCACCACCAACAAGGTGGAAGAGAACAATGGTGCTGCTGAGGTTCAGGCCGTGGACGAACACTCTGGAACAGCCATGTTTACTCAGTTTGCTAACAACCTTAACGGAAGATAA